One Vibrio sp. 16 genomic window carries:
- the acpP gene encoding acyl carrier protein: MSNIEERVKKIIVEQLGVDEAEVKNEASFVDDLGADSLDTVELVMALEEEFDTEIPDEEAEKITTVQAAIDYVNSAQ; encoded by the coding sequence ATGAGCAACATCGAAGAACGCGTAAAGAAAATCATTGTTGAACAGCTAGGTGTAGACGAAGCTGAAGTTAAAAACGAAGCTTCATTCGTTGACGACCTAGGTGCTGATTCTCTAGACACTGTTGAACTAGTAATGGCTCTAGAAGAAGAATTCGATACTGAGATTCCAGACGAAGAAGCTGAGAAAATCACTACTGTTCAAGCTGCAATCGACTACGTAAACAGCGCTCAGTAA
- the fabG gene encoding 3-oxoacyl-ACP reductase FabG, producing the protein MNLEGKVALVTGASRGIGRAIAELLVERGATVIGTATSEGGAAAISEYLGENGKGLALNVTNVESIEATLKTINDEFGAIDILVNNAGITRDNLLMRMKDSEWDDIIDTNLTPIFRMSKAVLRGMMKKRAGRIINVGSVVGTMGNAGQANYAAAKAGVIGFTKSMAREVASRGVTVNTVAPGFIETDMTKALNDDQRAATLSAVPAGRLGDPREIASAVVFLASPEAAYITGETLHVNGGMYMV; encoded by the coding sequence ATGAACCTAGAAGGCAAAGTTGCTCTAGTTACTGGTGCAAGCCGTGGTATTGGTCGTGCAATCGCTGAACTGCTTGTTGAGCGTGGCGCAACAGTAATTGGCACAGCAACGTCTGAAGGCGGCGCGGCGGCAATCAGTGAGTACCTAGGCGAGAACGGAAAAGGCCTGGCGCTTAACGTAACTAACGTAGAGTCTATCGAAGCAACACTTAAGACGATCAACGATGAGTTTGGTGCGATTGATATCCTAGTTAATAACGCAGGTATCACACGTGACAACCTACTTATGCGTATGAAAGACTCTGAGTGGGATGACATCATCGATACTAACCTGACGCCAATCTTCCGTATGTCTAAAGCGGTTCTGCGTGGCATGATGAAGAAGCGTGCTGGCCGTATCATCAACGTAGGTTCTGTTGTTGGTACTATGGGTAATGCAGGTCAGGCTAACTATGCAGCTGCGAAAGCGGGTGTTATTGGTTTCACTAAATCTATGGCACGTGAAGTGGCTTCTCGCGGCGTGACTGTGAACACGGTTGCCCCAGGCTTTATCGAAACAGATATGACCAAAGCGCTGAATGACGATCAACGTGCGGCGACATTATCTGCTGTACCGGCAGGTCGTTTAGGTGACCCACGTGAAATTGCGTCTGCGGTTGTATTCTTAGCTTCACCAGAAGCGGCTTACATCACAGGCGAAACTTTGCATGTAAATGGCGGCATGTACATGGTTTAA
- the fabD gene encoding ACP S-malonyltransferase, whose amino-acid sequence MSKFAIVFPGQGSQTVGMLAELGEQHDVVKQTFAEASEALGYDLWALVQNGPAEDLNQTHRTQPALLASSVAIWRVWQEQGLEQPANLAGHSLGEYSALVCAGVIDFKEAIKLVQLRGQLMQEAVPAGTGAMYAIIGLDDESIAKACEEAAQGEVVSPVNFNSPGQVVIAGSKDAVERAGALCKEAGAKRALPLPVSVPSHCALMKPAADKLAVALEELEFNAPQLPVINNVDVAAETDPAKIKDALVRQLYSPVRWTESVQLMSEQGVEKLLELGPGKVLTGLTKRIVKTLSGAAVNDAASLDAAK is encoded by the coding sequence ATGAGTAAGTTTGCTATCGTTTTTCCAGGTCAAGGCTCACAAACTGTGGGTATGCTTGCTGAACTTGGTGAACAACATGACGTGGTAAAACAGACTTTTGCTGAAGCGTCAGAAGCACTGGGCTACGACCTATGGGCTCTTGTTCAAAATGGCCCTGCAGAAGATTTAAATCAAACTCACCGTACTCAACCTGCTTTGCTCGCGTCTTCTGTTGCGATTTGGCGCGTATGGCAAGAGCAAGGTCTTGAGCAACCAGCAAACCTTGCAGGCCACAGCCTCGGTGAATACTCAGCATTGGTATGTGCTGGTGTTATCGACTTTAAAGAAGCGATCAAACTTGTTCAGCTTCGTGGTCAGTTGATGCAAGAAGCGGTACCTGCGGGTACTGGCGCGATGTATGCAATTATCGGCCTTGATGACGAATCAATCGCTAAAGCGTGTGAAGAAGCGGCTCAAGGTGAGGTTGTTTCTCCAGTAAACTTCAACTCTCCAGGTCAGGTTGTTATCGCTGGTAGCAAAGATGCAGTAGAGCGCGCTGGTGCGCTATGTAAAGAAGCGGGCGCTAAGCGTGCACTTCCTCTTCCTGTATCTGTGCCTTCTCACTGTGCGCTAATGAAGCCAGCAGCTGACAAACTAGCGGTAGCACTAGAAGAGCTAGAATTCAATGCTCCTCAGCTTCCAGTCATCAACAATGTCGACGTTGCTGCTGAAACAGATCCTGCAAAAATTAAAGATGCGCTTGTACGTCAGCTATACAGCCCAGTTCGTTGGACTGAGAGCGTACAGCTAATGAGCGAGCAAGGCGTAGAGAAACTACTGGAGCTTGGCCCTGGTAAAGTTCTAACTGGCCTAACAAAACGAATTGTTAAGACACTAAGTGGCGCTGCAGTTAACGATGCTGCATCTCTAGACGCTGCTAAGTAA
- a CDS encoding beta-ketoacyl-ACP synthase III — protein sequence MYSKILGTGSYLPSQVRSNADLEKMVDTTDEWIVTRTGISERRIAAENETVADMGYQAAKNAIEMAGIDKDDIDMILVATTSGSHAFPSAACQVQALLGIKHCPAFDMAAACSGFIYALSVADQYIKTGHCKNILVIGADALSKTCDPNDRSTIILFGDAAGAVVVGASEEPGILSTTINADGRFGELLSLKFADRHEKVPSESEHSEDINSWLHMAGNEVFKVAVTQLSRLVKETLKENGMDKSELDWLVPHQANLRIISATAKKLAMSMDQVVVTLDRHGNTSAATVPTALDEAVRDGRIQRGQTLLLEAFGGGFTWGSALVKF from the coding sequence ATGTATAGCAAAATTTTAGGTACTGGCAGCTACCTGCCATCTCAGGTGCGTTCAAACGCAGACTTAGAGAAAATGGTAGATACCACTGACGAGTGGATTGTCACTCGCACAGGTATTAGTGAACGTCGTATCGCGGCAGAAAATGAAACTGTTGCAGACATGGGTTACCAAGCGGCGAAGAATGCTATCGAGATGGCAGGTATCGACAAAGACGATATCGATATGATTCTTGTAGCGACCACAAGTGGCTCACACGCTTTCCCATCAGCGGCATGTCAGGTACAAGCGCTGCTTGGTATTAAGCATTGTCCTGCCTTTGATATGGCTGCGGCATGTTCTGGGTTTATCTACGCGCTTTCTGTTGCTGATCAATACATCAAAACTGGTCATTGTAAAAACATCCTGGTGATTGGTGCTGACGCATTGTCTAAGACATGTGATCCTAACGACCGCTCTACGATCATCCTTTTTGGTGATGCTGCCGGTGCGGTAGTGGTGGGCGCAAGTGAAGAACCGGGTATTCTGTCTACGACGATCAATGCTGATGGCCGTTTCGGTGAACTACTTAGCCTTAAGTTTGCAGACCGTCATGAGAAAGTGCCTAGCGAATCAGAACACAGCGAAGACATTAACAGCTGGCTGCATATGGCTGGTAACGAAGTATTCAAAGTGGCTGTGACTCAGCTTTCGCGTTTGGTAAAAGAAACGCTAAAAGAAAATGGCATGGATAAATCTGAACTAGATTGGTTAGTGCCTCATCAAGCCAACCTACGTATTATTTCAGCGACCGCCAAGAAACTTGCGATGTCAATGGATCAAGTCGTCGTGACATTAGACCGTCACGGCAACACATCAGCGGCGACCGTTCCTACTGCGCTCGATGAAGCGGTGCGCGATGGTCGTATCCAGCGCGGTCAAACTCTACTGCTAGAAGCATTTGGCGGTGGTTTTACTTGGGGCTCGGCGCTCGTTAAGTTCTAA
- the plsX gene encoding phosphate acyltransferase PlsX: MPNITVALDAMGGDFGPRVTVPAAVQALSHFPELKVILLGDQTSITTQLSSLGYQSDSRLSIQHCDRVISNSEKPSLALRNSNGTSMGMAIDAVAQGDADACVSGGNTGALMALSRFRLKLLPGIERPALISALPTASGSKTWMLDLGANVSSDADSLFQFAVMGSALAEQYLQRPPRVAILNIGAEEIKGNDLVKRCAEMLSATQSVNFVGYIEGNQLLHDAADVVVCDGFVGNVCLKACEGTAQLFIDKLKSSMMSSSIKGWIARKLFSSLFNELKTLNPDQYNGASLLGLRGIVIKSHGSADVNAVINAIGEALHEVKRQVPSRISDRLEAVLLERHY, translated from the coding sequence TTGCCTAATATAACCGTTGCACTTGATGCAATGGGCGGGGATTTCGGTCCTCGCGTTACAGTGCCTGCCGCCGTGCAGGCACTGTCGCATTTCCCAGAGCTAAAAGTGATCCTACTAGGTGATCAAACTTCGATCACAACTCAATTATCTTCTCTTGGTTATCAGTCAGACTCTCGCTTGAGCATTCAACACTGTGACCGAGTGATCTCCAACTCAGAAAAACCGTCTCTCGCGCTAAGAAATAGCAACGGCACGTCCATGGGCATGGCAATTGATGCGGTCGCTCAAGGCGATGCGGATGCCTGTGTTAGCGGAGGAAACACTGGTGCTTTGATGGCGTTATCACGCTTTCGCTTAAAGCTCTTGCCTGGAATCGAGCGACCAGCCTTGATTTCGGCTTTGCCAACCGCTTCTGGTAGCAAAACCTGGATGTTAGATCTAGGGGCGAACGTTTCTAGTGATGCCGATTCGCTCTTCCAATTTGCGGTAATGGGTAGTGCGTTGGCGGAACAATACCTACAACGACCACCCCGTGTAGCGATCCTTAACATTGGTGCTGAAGAAATAAAAGGCAACGATCTTGTCAAGCGCTGTGCTGAGATGCTCTCTGCTACGCAGTCGGTCAATTTTGTAGGCTACATTGAAGGTAATCAATTGTTGCATGACGCCGCAGATGTCGTTGTGTGTGACGGCTTTGTGGGGAATGTATGTTTAAAAGCTTGCGAAGGTACAGCCCAACTTTTTATAGATAAGTTGAAATCGAGCATGATGTCCTCATCTATAAAGGGTTGGATTGCAAGAAAATTATTTTCCAGCTTATTTAATGAGCTAAAAACACTGAACCCCGACCAGTATAACGGTGCAAGTTTGCTAGGATTGCGCGGCATTGTCATAAAAAGCCATGGAAGCGCTGACGTTAACGCCGTCATCAATGCAATTGGTGAGGCGTTGCACGAGGTCAAACGACAAGTACCCAGCCGTATTAGCGATCGTTTGGAAGCGGTTTTACTCGAGAGGCATTATTAG
- the rpmF gene encoding 50S ribosomal protein L32, translating into MAVQKSKKSRSMRGMRRSHDALTTAALSVDATSGETHLRHNVTAEGYYRGKKVINK; encoded by the coding sequence ATGGCCGTACAAAAGAGCAAGAAATCACGTTCAATGCGTGGTATGCGTCGTTCACACGATGCCCTAACTACAGCTGCACTTTCTGTAGACGCAACTTCAGGTGAAACTCACCTACGCCACAACGTAACTGCTGAAGGTTACTACCGTGGTAAAAAGGTTATCAACAAGTAA